From the genome of Terriglobia bacterium, one region includes:
- the ilvB gene encoding biosynthetic-type acetolactate synthase large subunit: protein MMKTGAEIIWECLEREGVSVVFGYPGGAILPTYDALKHSSIHHVLVRHEQGATHMADGYARASGKVGVAIATSGPGATNMVTGIATAMMDSSPIVCITGQVGSKLIGSDAFQETDITGVTLPVTKHNYLVTHASEIAQTIREAFYIAKSGRPGPVLIDITKDAQQSSCEFDWEGAKPQLPGYRPDLSPEMDEYEKALELIHNSKRPVILAGHGIMMSGATREVIELAERANIPVALTLLGIGALPASHPLNLGMMGMHGEAWVNHTIQDADLLIALGMRFDDRVTGNLSTYAPGAKKIHVEIDPSEINKNVKVDVPLVGDLKDVLDQLLPEVEARERIEWFDYIQKLKGDAAVRDIQNLPDNGHLYAAHVINDIWQQTHGHAIVVTDVGQHQMWEAQYYKHEDPRSLITSGGLGTMGFALPAAIGAKMARPDAEVWVVVGDGGFQMTMPELATLAQEKLKIHIAIINNGYLGMVRQWQEFFYERNYQATPLLNPDFVKLAEAFGIHAVKVDQRKDVIPTVQAAREHDGPVLIDFQVEQEDTVYPMVPAGADLHRMIRRPSPIVETATDA from the coding sequence ATGATGAAGACGGGAGCGGAAATAATCTGGGAGTGTTTGGAGCGCGAGGGCGTGTCCGTCGTGTTCGGGTATCCGGGCGGGGCGATTCTGCCGACCTATGACGCGCTGAAGCACTCCTCTATTCACCACGTGCTGGTGCGTCATGAGCAGGGCGCGACGCACATGGCAGATGGTTATGCGCGCGCGAGCGGCAAAGTGGGCGTCGCGATTGCGACCTCGGGGCCGGGCGCGACCAACATGGTGACGGGCATCGCCACTGCGATGATGGATTCGTCGCCGATCGTGTGCATCACCGGGCAGGTGGGCAGCAAGCTAATCGGCTCAGACGCATTCCAGGAAACGGACATCACGGGGGTGACGTTGCCCGTGACGAAGCACAATTACCTGGTCACGCATGCGAGCGAGATCGCGCAGACCATTCGCGAGGCGTTCTATATCGCAAAGTCGGGGCGGCCGGGGCCGGTGCTCATCGACATCACCAAAGATGCGCAGCAGTCTTCTTGCGAGTTTGACTGGGAGGGCGCAAAGCCGCAACTGCCAGGGTATCGGCCAGATCTTTCGCCGGAGATGGACGAGTACGAGAAGGCGCTGGAGTTGATTCACAACTCGAAGCGTCCGGTGATCCTCGCGGGGCACGGCATTATGATGTCGGGCGCAACGCGGGAAGTCATCGAACTCGCGGAACGCGCGAATATCCCCGTGGCGCTGACGCTGCTCGGGATCGGTGCGCTCCCGGCGTCGCATCCGCTAAATCTCGGGATGATGGGCATGCACGGTGAGGCGTGGGTGAACCACACGATCCAGGATGCCGATCTTCTGATCGCGCTGGGTATGCGTTTCGACGATCGCGTGACCGGGAACTTGAGCACGTATGCGCCCGGAGCAAAGAAGATCCACGTCGAGATAGATCCTTCGGAGATTAACAAGAACGTCAAAGTGGATGTACCGCTGGTCGGCGACCTGAAGGATGTCCTCGATCAACTCCTGCCGGAGGTCGAGGCACGCGAGCGCATAGAGTGGTTCGATTACATCCAGAAACTTAAAGGCGATGCGGCGGTACGCGACATTCAGAACCTTCCGGACAACGGCCATCTCTATGCTGCGCACGTGATCAACGACATCTGGCAGCAGACGCACGGTCACGCGATTGTGGTGACCGACGTAGGCCAGCACCAGATGTGGGAGGCGCAGTACTACAAGCACGAAGACCCACGCTCGCTGATCACGTCTGGTGGATTGGGCACGATGGGATTCGCACTGCCGGCGGCGATTGGCGCAAAGATGGCGCGCCCGGATGCGGAGGTCTGGGTCGTCGTCGGCGACGGCGGTTTCCAGATGACGATGCCGGAGTTGGCGACGCTAGCGCAAGAAAAGCTGAAGATCCACATCGCCATCATCAACAACGGCTATCTCGGAATGGTGCGGCAGTGGCAGGAGTTCTTCTACGAGAGGAATTACCAGGCGACGCCCCTGTTGAATCCGGACTTTGTGAAGCTAGCCGAAGCGTTTGGGATTCACGCGGTCAAGGTTGATCAACGCAAGGATGTGATTCCCACGGTGCAGGCTGCACGTGAGCACGACGGGCCTGTGCTCATCGATTTCCAGGTCGAACAGGAAGACACGGTTTACCCGATGGTTCCGGCTGGAGCGGATTTGCATCGCATGATCCGCCGTCCGAGTCCCATCGTGGAAACCGCAACGGATGCGTAA